A stretch of the Synechocystis sp. PCC 7338 genome encodes the following:
- a CDS encoding glycosyltransferase family 2 protein codes for MFKVSLVIRCYNEEQHIGRLLSGIMKQTVQNIEIIVVDSGSTDATVSIASRYPVKILSIKPNEFSFGRALNIGCQAASGEFLVIASAHIYPVYQDWLEHLLAPFSNPTVALTYGKQRGCETTQYSEHQIFATWFPDQLNTMQKQEHPFCNNANAVVRRDLWKQYPYNEDLTGLEDLDWAKRVMQAGYQIAYVPEAEIIHVHQETPSRIYNRYRREAIALKQIYPEEHFDFFDFIRLFFLNIFNDYYHACYDQCLGRNLISIPLFRLMQFWGTYQGFTQSAQINSQLRQTFYYPRGLSRTGKPSENNQRQAIDYASQQQSFEKIH; via the coding sequence ATGTTTAAGGTATCTCTAGTTATCCGATGTTACAACGAAGAGCAACATATCGGCCGTTTGCTGAGTGGCATCATGAAGCAGACAGTACAGAATATTGAAATTATTGTTGTTGACTCTGGTTCTACTGATGCAACTGTCTCTATTGCTTCCCGCTATCCTGTCAAGATTCTTTCGATTAAACCCAATGAATTTTCCTTTGGCAGAGCCTTAAATATCGGCTGTCAAGCCGCTTCCGGGGAATTTCTCGTTATTGCCAGCGCCCATATCTATCCCGTTTATCAAGATTGGCTAGAACATCTATTAGCTCCTTTTTCTAACCCAACTGTCGCCCTCACCTATGGAAAACAACGGGGCTGCGAAACAACCCAGTATTCAGAACATCAAATATTTGCCACTTGGTTTCCTGATCAGTTGAATACCATGCAAAAACAGGAGCATCCCTTTTGTAATAATGCCAATGCAGTCGTTCGTCGTGACCTGTGGAAACAGTATCCCTACAATGAAGACCTAACAGGGTTGGAAGACCTAGACTGGGCAAAGCGAGTGATGCAGGCAGGCTATCAAATTGCCTATGTCCCTGAAGCCGAAATTATTCATGTTCATCAAGAAACCCCTAGTCGGATTTATAATCGCTATCGACGGGAGGCGATCGCCCTTAAACAGATTTATCCCGAAGAACACTTTGATTTTTTTGATTTTATTCGCTTGTTTTTTCTCAATATATTCAACGACTATTACCACGCTTGCTATGATCAATGCCTAGGTCGCAATTTAATTTCTATTCCGCTGTTTCGTCTCATGCAATTTTGGGGTACTTATCAGGGGTTTACCCAAAGTGCTCAGATTAATAGTCAACTTCGGCAAACATTTTATTATCCTAGGGGATTATCAAGAACAGGCAAGCCCTCAGAAAACAATCAACGACAAGCTATTGATTATGCCAGTCAGCAACAAAGTTTTGAGAAAATACATTGA
- a CDS encoding class I SAM-dependent methyltransferase, with amino-acid sequence MLTITSLTIARTYELFEYKEIGFKLDSFPGYTDDQWGIKAHNRPWIESFANFHVGQRIIELGGAYSLFPKYLNDKYGVEAWIGDDFGHSGGEAIWSRWGNFKELPEKYPSVKYVFQPFGIFSEEYPNNYFDVLFSISTLEHIPMNKRLDVFKDANRVTKEGGKQLHTIDISIPSLKQCLLYGLGDKLSFLDNLSARFCSEIKGWVNLMCLSGINLATEIPNSIELLSREILVESPDVVYRFYPPNNKPKAYHPTASLLVVIEDL; translated from the coding sequence ATGCTAACTATTACTAGTCTCACCATTGCACGCACCTATGAACTTTTTGAATATAAAGAGATTGGGTTTAAGTTAGACAGCTTTCCCGGATATACTGACGATCAGTGGGGAATTAAAGCGCATAATCGCCCATGGATCGAATCGTTCGCTAATTTTCATGTTGGCCAGCGCATTATAGAATTAGGCGGAGCATATAGTTTATTTCCCAAGTATTTAAACGATAAATATGGTGTTGAAGCGTGGATTGGAGACGATTTTGGTCATTCAGGAGGAGAAGCTATTTGGTCTCGATGGGGAAATTTTAAAGAACTACCTGAAAAATATCCATCAGTGAAATATGTATTTCAACCGTTTGGCATTTTTTCTGAGGAATATCCAAACAACTATTTTGATGTCTTATTCAGTATATCAACTCTTGAACATATCCCTATGAATAAACGCTTAGATGTTTTTAAAGATGCAAACAGAGTAACTAAAGAAGGAGGGAAACAATTACATACCATCGATATTTCAATTCCATCACTCAAACAATGCCTATTGTATGGTTTAGGTGATAAACTGTCGTTTCTTGATAATTTGTCTGCAAGGTTTTGTTCAGAAATCAAAGGATGGGTAAATCTAATGTGTTTATCAGGTATTAATTTAGCGACTGAAATACCTAATTCTATTGAGTTATTGTCCAGAGAAATCTTGGTTGAGTCCCCTGATGTGGTTTACCGATTTTATCCTCCTAACAACAAGCCAAAAGCGTACCATCCAACTGCGTCTTTACTGGTTGTAATAGAGGATCTGTGA
- a CDS encoding FkbM family methyltransferase, which produces MELKLFSEEHLLLTCFSQTQSVEDQKTLVDVGAHHGSFSKNFADKGWQVIAFEPEENNRAAFQENLKEYPQVTCIPKAVSDEAGKKVPFYVSEEHFGIHSLKPWHDTHELAYEVETVRLDSVLSELQVPNVTLLKVDTEGADFLALKGFDWDKYHPELVMIEFSDDRTLPNFNYTHHDVVEFMEKRGYVAFVSEWDEIKEYGRQGVVQEPHTWLQCVPYPVDHQPAWGNLIFVPTNDSSKFINLLNSYLSQLEKQQKQGVFRKLIKKIPGATYLYRSFKH; this is translated from the coding sequence ATGGAATTAAAGCTTTTTTCAGAGGAGCATTTGCTACTAACATGTTTTAGCCAAACACAGTCTGTTGAAGATCAGAAAACCTTAGTCGATGTTGGCGCTCATCATGGCTCTTTCAGTAAAAATTTCGCTGATAAAGGGTGGCAAGTAATTGCTTTTGAACCAGAAGAGAATAATCGGGCAGCTTTCCAGGAAAATTTAAAAGAATATCCTCAAGTTACATGTATTCCCAAAGCTGTATCTGACGAAGCCGGAAAGAAGGTTCCTTTCTATGTCAGTGAAGAGCATTTTGGCATTCACTCCCTTAAACCTTGGCACGACACCCACGAACTGGCCTATGAAGTCGAAACCGTTAGGCTTGATTCAGTTCTAAGTGAGTTGCAAGTTCCTAATGTGACACTGCTGAAGGTTGATACCGAAGGTGCTGACTTTTTGGCGTTAAAAGGATTTGATTGGGACAAATACCATCCCGAACTTGTCATGATCGAATTCAGTGATGATCGTACCTTGCCCAATTTTAACTATACTCATCATGATGTCGTTGAATTTATGGAAAAACGAGGATACGTTGCCTTTGTTTCAGAATGGGATGAAATTAAGGAATATGGTAGACAAGGCGTTGTTCAAGAGCCTCATACTTGGTTGCAATGTGTGCCTTATCCTGTGGATCACCAACCAGCATGGGGGAATTTAATTTTTGTCCCAACAAATGATTCGTCTAAGTTTATAAATTTACTAAATTCTTATTTGAGCCAACTTGAAAAACAACAAAAGCAGGGTGTATTTCGTAAGCTGATCAAGAAAATTCCAGGTGCAACATACTTGTATCGCTCATTTAAACACTAA
- a CDS encoding acylneuraminate cytidylyltransferase family protein, whose amino-acid sequence MMNAKVVALLPMKANSERVKGKNFKLLNGKPLFQWILDALLDLPEISKVVINTDARSILAGHGLVDSERILIRDRRSEICGDLVSMNLIIADDIANVPADVYLMTHTTNPLLSSSTIQKALQFFLTARSNKTADSLFTVNRFQTRFYREDGSAINHDPQNLIRTQDLEPWYEENSNLYIFNSESFFATQARIGKKPLMYETPSLESIDIDNAADWQLAEAVAQYLFPLSTS is encoded by the coding sequence ATGATGAACGCAAAAGTTGTTGCTCTTTTACCCATGAAAGCAAATAGCGAACGGGTTAAGGGTAAAAATTTTAAATTATTGAATGGTAAGCCCTTATTTCAATGGATATTGGATGCGCTCCTAGATTTACCAGAAATTTCAAAAGTCGTCATTAACACAGATGCGCGATCTATACTAGCTGGTCATGGATTGGTAGATTCAGAACGGATTCTAATCCGCGATCGCCGTTCGGAGATCTGTGGCGACTTAGTTAGTATGAATCTGATCATAGCCGATGATATTGCCAATGTTCCGGCTGACGTTTACTTAATGACTCATACGACCAATCCCTTGCTAAGTTCGTCAACTATTCAAAAAGCTCTTCAGTTCTTTTTAACAGCCCGATCTAATAAAACTGCTGATTCTCTCTTTACCGTTAATCGTTTTCAAACCCGTTTTTATCGAGAAGATGGCTCAGCAATCAACCATGATCCACAAAATTTAATACGCACCCAGGATCTAGAACCTTGGTATGAAGAAAATTCTAATCTTTACATTTTTAATTCAGAGAGCTTCTTTGCTACCCAAGCCCGCATCGGAAAAAAGCCGCTAATGTATGAAACTCCCAGCTTAGAGTCTATAGATATTGATAATGCTGCCGATTGGCAACTGGCTGAAGCTGTCGCCCAGTATCTCTTTCCTCTGTCTACCTCATAG
- a CDS encoding cyclase family protein codes for MPVSNKVLRKYIDISVPVSPELPRWPGSPEIQFQRSLDLNNGDIATDTTINFSVHTGTHVDAPSHFISEGNTVDQLDLDVMMGMAYVAVFPDDVEFITADLLNNLPLPAQIKRLLLRTRNSYFWQIKGSEFQKDFVGLTADAAQWIVDQGIQLIGIDYLSVQRYYDGPATHQILLDAEVVIIEGLNLDSVSEGIYELICLPIKLKGIEGAPARVVLRYFPEHT; via the coding sequence ATGCCAGTCAGCAACAAAGTTTTGAGAAAATACATTGATATTTCGGTGCCTGTCTCCCCAGAGTTGCCCCGTTGGCCAGGAAGTCCAGAAATTCAGTTTCAGCGCAGTCTGGATCTTAATAATGGTGACATTGCCACGGATACAACCATTAATTTCAGCGTTCACACCGGCACCCACGTTGATGCTCCTTCCCACTTTATCTCTGAAGGCAACACAGTCGATCAGCTAGATTTAGATGTCATGATGGGGATGGCCTATGTAGCTGTTTTTCCCGATGATGTAGAATTTATCACCGCAGATTTACTGAATAACTTACCCTTACCCGCTCAGATTAAACGCTTGCTATTACGCACTCGCAATTCCTATTTTTGGCAAATAAAAGGCTCAGAATTTCAGAAAGATTTTGTTGGCTTAACAGCAGATGCGGCTCAATGGATCGTTGATCAGGGTATCCAATTAATTGGCATTGATTATTTATCTGTCCAACGCTATTACGATGGCCCCGCTACCCATCAAATTTTACTCGACGCAGAAGTTGTCATAATTGAGGGCTTAAACCTAGATTCTGTTTCTGAAGGAATTTATGAATTAATTTGTTTACCCATTAAACTCAAAGGAATTGAAGGGGCACCTGCCAGAGTAGTATTGCGTTATTTTCCAGAGCACACTTGA